A DNA window from Oncorhynchus tshawytscha isolate Ot180627B linkage group LG13, Otsh_v2.0, whole genome shotgun sequence contains the following coding sequences:
- the LOC121839059 gene encoding DNA-directed RNA polymerase II subunit RPB1-like, whose protein sequence is SPSLSPLTSPSLSPLTSPSLSPLTSPSLSHPTSPSLSHPTSPSLSHPTSPSVSPTSPSLSPPTSPSLSPPTSPSLSPPTSPSLSPPTSPSLSPLPLLSVSPTSPSLSPPTSPSLSPPTSPSLSPLTSPSLSPPTSPSLSPLTSPSLSPLTSPSLSPLTSPSLSHPTSPSLSHPTSPSLSHPTSPSLPPPTSPSLPPPTSPSLSPPTSPSLSPPTSPSLSPPTSPSLSPPTSPSL, encoded by the exons tctcctagtctgtctccccttacctctcctagtctgtctccccttacctctcctagtctgtctccccttacctctcctagtctgtctcaccctacctctcctagtctgtctcaccctacctctcctagtctgtctcaccctacctctcc gtctgtctcccctacctctcctagtctgtctccccctacctctcctagtctgtctccccctacctctcctagtctgtctccccctacctctcctagtctgtctccccctacctctcctagtctgtctcccctacctctccta tctgtctcccctacctctcctagtctgtctccccctacctctcctagtctgtctccccctacctctcctagtctgtctccccttacctctcctagtctgtctccccctacctctcctagtctgtctccccttacctctcctagtctgtctccccttacctctcctagtctgtctccccttacctctcctagtctgtctcaccctacctctcctagtctgtctcaccctacctctcctagtctgtctcaccctacctctcctagtctacctccccctacctctcctagtctacctccacctacctctcctagtctgtctccccctacctctcctagtctgtctccccctacctctcctagtctgtctccccctacctctcctagtctgtctccccctacctctcctagtctg